CTGCAGGCCGCCACCACGCCGCAGGCATTCACGGTGCGCCTGCGCAGCACGGCGGGCCGGAGCGAACTGGAGGCCGCCGTACGTTCGGCCGGCGATGTGGCGTCGGTCGTGATCACGCTGCCGGCGTCGATGCGAGAGGCGGAGGCGGTCGGCGGCCATCCGATGCGTCGCGCCAGCGATGTCTTCGCTGCGGACGCGCTGGGGCCCGCCGAGCGCGGCGAGGCGCCGCGCGCGCGGCACGTGCGCATCGAGCTGTCGCGGCTGGACCGGTTGCTGGACTTGATCGGTGAGTTGGTGATTGTCCGCGGCCGGCTCGAGTCGATCGCCGACGGCCTGCGCGTGCAGGCGCTCGACGACACAATGCGCGAGGCCTCGCGGCTTGTCGGCGACCTGCAGGCGGAAATCATGACCAGCCGCCTGGTGCCGGTGGGGCAGGTGTTCGACCGCTTTCCGCGCCTCGTGCGCGACATCGCGCGGCAGCTGGGGAAGGACGTGGTGTTCGCGATCGAGGGCAAGGAGATCGAGATCGACCGTTCGGTGCTCGACGAGATCGGCGAGCCGGTCGTGCACTTGCTGCGCAACGCGATCGACCACGGCCTGGAGTCGCCGGAAGCGCGCGCCGCCGCGGGCAAGTCGCGCGCGGGCCGCCTCACGCTCGCGGCCCAACGCGAGCGGAACGCCGTGGTCATCACGGTGCAGGACGACGGGCGCGGCATCGACCGCGCCAAGGTGCTGGAGCGCGCGCGCGACGCCGGCATCGTGCCGCCAGAGACCACGGAGCTTGACGACGACGCGCTGTTGCGCTGCATCGCGCAGCCGGGCCTCTCCACCTCGGAGCACGTCAGTGAGGTGTCGGGGCGCGGGGTGGGTGTGGACGCCGTCTTGAGTCGCACGCGGGCGCTGGGTGGCGCGGTGAGCCTGACGTCGCTGCCCGGGCAGGGCACGACGCTCACGCTACGGCTCCCGGTCACGCTGGCCATCGTGCGGGCCGTGCTGGCCCGCGTCGGCAGCGAACGCTACGCGCTGCCGCTCACGCACGTGCGCGAGACGCTGGAGCGCAGGCCGTCGGCGGTGGCTCGTGAGGACGGCCGCGAGGTGCTCCGCCTTCGCGAGGAGTCGCTGCCCCTGCTGCACCTGCGGGAAATCGTCCGTTTGCCCGATGCGACAGCGCCGCAGGACGAGGAGATCGTGGTGATTGCCCGCGGTGAGCGTCGCGCGGGGTTGGTGGTGGACGAGTTGACCGGACAGGAGGACATCGTGGTCAAGCGCTTCGACGGCGCACGCGATGGCCTCGCCCTCTTCAGCGGCGCGACGATCCTCGCGGATGGCGTGCCCGCCCTCATCGTGGACGTCGGGAGCCTCCTATGAGCACGGACCAGCCAACGGACGATGTGCGCAACTTCTCGCGCGAGGCGCTGGATGCGCTGCGCGAGGTGGCGAACATCGGCGCCGGCCACGCCGCCACGGCGCTGAGCCAGATCACGGGCCAGCGCATCATGATCTCGGTGCCGCATATCACGGTCGCCGCGCTGGAGTCCGTCCCCAACCAGATCGCCGCGGGGGAGGACCCCGTCGCCGCCATCGCGATGCGCATCGACGGCGACCTCACGGGCGTCACGCTGCTCATCTTCCCGCAAGCCATCTCCCTGCGCATCGCCGGCCTGATGATGGGCAAGGAAGTGCAGGCGCTGGGCACCATCGAGGAGTCGGCGCTGAAGGAAGCCGGCAACATCCTCAGCGGTGCGTATCTCAATGCGCTGGCCGAGTTCCTGGAGATGCGCATCCTGAATTCCCCGCCGGCCTTGGCGGTGGACATGAGCGACGCGGTGCTCAACTCCACCTACCTCGAGGCCTCGCACGGCTCCGAGTACGTCTTCTGCGTGGAGAGCGAGTTCCAGTTGGCCAACGACACGATGCCGCTGCGGGGCTACTTCCTCCTGCTGCCGGACCCGCCGAGCCTGCGTCGCATGCTTGAGGTCATTCACGTCACGTGACCGCCCCGCACGCCGCCCACCCCGTGTCCGAGCGGGACCGCGAGGTCCTGCGCGGTTTTGCGCGTCGCATCGACCCCTCCGATGCCGGCGCGCACAACAACCTTGGCGTGCTCTACTACACGAAGGGGCTGTACGAGGAGGCAGTCGACGCCTTCACGAAGGCCCTGGAGCTGGACCCGAAGATGCAGGTCGCCCAGCGCAACCTCGAGGTGGCCTACTTCAACACCGGCTACTACGACCAGCGCGTGGCGCAGCTGCGCGAGCGGCTGCGCTTCCGCGCCGACGACCGCGAGGCGCGCTGGGAGCTGGGCCGTGCCTTCGCCCTGCTCGGACAGCCCGAGGATGCCATCCCGGAGTTCCAGGCGCTGCTGGCCATCCGCCCCGGCGATGTCGGCGCCATGATCCAGCTCGGTCTGGCGGAGAAGTCGTTGGGACGCCTCGGCACGGCGCTCAGCTGGTTCCGGACGGCGCTCTCGCGCGACCCGCAGAGCTCGCTGCTGCACTTCTACGTCGGCGAGGTGCTCTACAACCAGGGCGCCTTCGACGAGGCGCTCACGGCGCTGCAGCGGGCCATCCAGCTCAACCCGGACCATCCGGACGCGCACTTCCTGCTCTCCTTCGTACTCGGCGACATGGGCCGGCACGACGAGGCGCAGGCCGCGTCCAAGCGTGCCGTGCAGCTGAATCCGGCCCTCTCACGGGCGCAGGCCAACCTGTCGCTCGACGAGTACGACCCCAAGCGCTATGAGCAGTTGGTGCCGGGACGCCAGGCGCGGAAGTCGCAGCAGCAGATGCGCATTGCCGAGGGCGAGTCACTGGCGCACTTCACGCTCGCGCACGCGTTCCGGCAGCAGGGCCTGGCCACCGAGGCGATGCGCGAGTACGAGTTGGCGCTGCAGGGCGGCGAGGATCGCGCGTTGGTGCTGCAGGCGATGGCCGAACTGCACCTGTTGCAGAAGGCGCCCGAGCGCGCCCTGCCACTCTACGACGAGCTGCTGCGTGGCTCGCCCGATTCGCCGAAGCTCTGGAACGAGCGGGGCGTGGCCCTGCACCAGCAGGGTGACTACCGCGGGGCCGCCGAGTGCTACGTGCGGGCGCTCGAGTCCGACGCGAACTACGCCATCGCGCGCAACAACCTCGCGGTGTCGTACTTCCACGCGGGCGCGCCGGACGACGCCATCGACACCTTCCGCGACGCGTTGAGCTCGTCGCCCACGTTCACGAAGGCGCGGCTCAACCTCGCGCTGTTGCTGATCCGGAACAAGCGCTACCAGCTGGCGCTCGAGGCATATCGCCAGGTGTTGGAGCACGAGCCCGAGGCACCGGTGGCCTGGAACGGCATCGGCCTCGTGCTCGCCGAGCTGCGGCGCTTCGAGGAGGCGCGCACGGCCTACGCACGCGCCATCCAGGCGGACCCCGAGTTCGCCGAGGCACACTACAACCTGAGCTTCACGCTCTCAAATCTCGGTGACTACGCAGGCGCGCTGCGCGAGACAAAGCGCGCGCTGGAGATCGACCCGTACTACGTGCCGCAGTCGTTCCGCCTGGCGATCGACCTCGAGTATGAGGAGGCCAACCTGTTCGTCGTGCCCGACTTGGGCGGCGAACAGCGCGTCAGCCAGGGCGTGGACACCTTCGCATTTGATCGCGGGCTGCTGGACTCGATCTTCCAGCAGTTGGAGAGTCCTAGCGTCACGATCGTCGAGCCGGCGACGGGCAGCGATCCCTACGCGCTGGCCGAGGACTATCTCACGAAGGGCCTCGTGGATCGCGCGATGGCGGAAATCCGTCGCGTGGCTGGCCGGGGGGGAGACCCGGTGCGCGGCGAGGTGCTGCTGGGTGAGTGCTTCGGCCGGCAGGGCGCCTGGGGCGAGGCCCTCGAACGCTTCGAGGAGGCGCGGCGGCAGCAGGAGCGCAACCCGGAAGCTCTGCGCGGCGAGACGCAGGCGCTGTTGATGCTCGGCCGCGGTAGCGATGCCGCGGTGCCGGCGGCGTTGCTGCACGAGGTCTTGCCCGACGACGTCGATGCCTTGTTGTTGGTCTCGACGGCGCGTTTCGAGAGTGGGGATCCGGAAGGCGCACTGGAGGTCCTCGACGAGGCACGGCGTGCGGATCCGGGCCGGGCGGAAGTCCCGCGGGGCATTGGCAACGTCACGCGCGCGCTGGGGAACCTGGATGCAGCGATCGCGGCGTATCGACACGCACTCACGCTCGACGCCGATTTTGCGGCCGTGCGGTTCGACCTGGCGCAGCTGCTGGCGCAGCGCGGCGACTACGATGAGGCGGAGCGCGAGTTGATGCTGGCGCTCGACGTGGTGCCGACCTATGCCGATGCGATCCTGGCGCTGGTGGGGCTGCACAAGGTGCGCGGGCGCATCCAGGACGCGTTGGCGCTGCTGATTGAGTTCCTCGAGCGCGACCCGTACAGCTTTGATGGCCTGGTCGCGCTGGGCGAGCTGTTGCTCGAACTCGACCGCTTTGACGACGCTGGTTTCGCCT
This is a stretch of genomic DNA from Gemmatimonadaceae bacterium. It encodes these proteins:
- a CDS encoding tetratricopeptide repeat protein gives rise to the protein MTAPHAAHPVSERDREVLRGFARRIDPSDAGAHNNLGVLYYTKGLYEEAVDAFTKALELDPKMQVAQRNLEVAYFNTGYYDQRVAQLRERLRFRADDREARWELGRAFALLGQPEDAIPEFQALLAIRPGDVGAMIQLGLAEKSLGRLGTALSWFRTALSRDPQSSLLHFYVGEVLYNQGAFDEALTALQRAIQLNPDHPDAHFLLSFVLGDMGRHDEAQAASKRAVQLNPALSRAQANLSLDEYDPKRYEQLVPGRQARKSQQQMRIAEGESLAHFTLAHAFRQQGLATEAMREYELALQGGEDRALVLQAMAELHLLQKAPERALPLYDELLRGSPDSPKLWNERGVALHQQGDYRGAAECYVRALESDANYAIARNNLAVSYFHAGAPDDAIDTFRDALSSSPTFTKARLNLALLLIRNKRYQLALEAYRQVLEHEPEAPVAWNGIGLVLAELRRFEEARTAYARAIQADPEFAEAHYNLSFTLSNLGDYAGALRETKRALEIDPYYVPQSFRLAIDLEYEEANLFVVPDLGGEQRVSQGVDTFAFDRGLLDSIFQQLESPSVTIVEPATGSDPYALAEDYLTKGLVDRAMAEIRRVAGRGGDPVRGEVLLGECFGRQGAWGEALERFEEARRQQERNPEALRGETQALLMLGRGSDAAVPAALLHEVLPDDVDALLLVSTARFESGDPEGALEVLDEARRADPGRAEVPRGIGNVTRALGNLDAAIAAYRHALTLDADFAAVRFDLAQLLAQRGDYDEAERELMLALDVVPTYADAILALVGLHKVRGRIQDALALLIEFLERDPYSFDGLVALGELLLELDRFDDAGFAFQRVLRYDPEHVGAVFHQGQLLVRQGRYREAVACYRRVAELDPNGEFSRRAFREARAVQQRLDGVDEEG
- a CDS encoding chemotaxis protein CheC; translation: MSTDQPTDDVRNFSREALDALREVANIGAGHAATALSQITGQRIMISVPHITVAALESVPNQIAAGEDPVAAIAMRIDGDLTGVTLLIFPQAISLRIAGLMMGKEVQALGTIEESALKEAGNILSGAYLNALAEFLEMRILNSPPALAVDMSDAVLNSTYLEASHGSEYVFCVESEFQLANDTMPLRGYFLLLPDPPSLRRMLEVIHVT
- a CDS encoding chemotaxis protein CheA produces the protein MDAAKYAELFRTESREQLSAVNRALLRLEQGETSREPVDAIFRGVHTIKGMSATMGYTAVAEFAHELESLLDKVRTGAQSVTAELMDALFAAVDALEAGIDRPTAEAAMPAGMRESLERLHDVAGGRSTAEFRVPRASAAVEMPAEAADEAALGEPDADVTLLRIQQTADSALPGVRAFMTLQKLRALGAVTGVEPAEARLQAATTPQAFTVRLRSTAGRSELEAAVRSAGDVASVVITLPASMREAEAVGGHPMRRASDVFAADALGPAERGEAPRARHVRIELSRLDRLLDLIGELVIVRGRLESIADGLRVQALDDTMREASRLVGDLQAEIMTSRLVPVGQVFDRFPRLVRDIARQLGKDVVFAIEGKEIEIDRSVLDEIGEPVVHLLRNAIDHGLESPEARAAAGKSRAGRLTLAAQRERNAVVITVQDDGRGIDRAKVLERARDAGIVPPETTELDDDALLRCIAQPGLSTSEHVSEVSGRGVGVDAVLSRTRALGGAVSLTSLPGQGTTLTLRLPVTLAIVRAVLARVGSERYALPLTHVRETLERRPSAVAREDGREVLRLREESLPLLHLREIVRLPDATAPQDEEIVVIARGERRAGLVVDELTGQEDIVVKRFDGARDGLALFSGATILADGVPALIVDVGSLL